A section of the Eriocheir sinensis breed Jianghai 21 chromosome 40, ASM2467909v1, whole genome shotgun sequence genome encodes:
- the LOC127009361 gene encoding titin-like isoform X48 translates to MNLFVVGTILIWVGLGPIVDSTGGVAGLPGLPEDNPRCAALVEAAKAEYRRLYEAGLKDAPNLMDLILTSLGIASNDTFKTTERKVFNNTDETGHETGKKTVVEKTTETDVVPNGTVSKTSETTVDIDEDGKQSGEKSVTERETMTGQTPNNGTIAQTVDVKKVMDEAGNEIKEEVVVKKELIVQPPTNTTDANLIVPKVGADDKGNNETELKLGGSGKSDGLLKVERTEEIKEIMPGNITNEVLVKQKEEQLSPQESTKVTSVERKNVTEKDDGLQKVERTEEIKEIMPGNITNEVLVKQKEEQLSPQESTIVTSVERKNVTEKDDGLQKVERTEEIKEIMPGNITNEVLVKQKDEQLSPQESTKVTSVERKNVTEKGDGKDVEKETVIQKEVEKNVCDSDIKEVRNEKHLNETIEDLKHQVDDVKNKIKEEKAKAEETNATRSLFEPSAAPIIQEGKVVEKIVPAVTPAKIAEKISPTVTEGKVPVVTKEKVVEQAAPSVTEEIVSVSKEQEEVPVVAEEKVIEKIHPAMTEGKVPVVPQQEVVEKVAPSPTEEKVHVVTQERVIEQNAPQERVIEQNAPQERVIEQAAPQERVIEEVAPQERAIEQAVPQERAIEQAVPQERVIEQVAPQERVIEQAVPQERVIEQAVPQERVIEQAVPQERVIEEVAPQERAIEQAAPQERAIEQAVPQERAIEEVVPQERAIEQAAPTATEEIVTVSKEKEEVPVVVTEEKVPVVTNQTVVEKITPSVTEEKVVTQRKVVEKGAPSVNESVVSIPKREEGVVERIAPVV, encoded by the exons ATGAACCTTTTCGTTGTCGGGACGATCCTCATCTGGGTGGGCTTGGGGCCCATTGTTGACAGTACCGGCGGTGTTGCGGGGCTCCCGGGGCTCCCGGAGGACAACCCGCGATGTGCCGCCCTGGTGGAGGCCGCAAAGGCCGAGTACCGGAGACTGTACGAGGCGGGACTGAAAGATGCACCAAATTTGATGGATCTGATACTGACAAGTTTGGGGATTGCTTCAAACGACACCTTTAAGACCACAGAAAGAAAAGTCTTCAATAATACCGATGAAACGGGACATGAAACCGGAAAAAAGACAGTCGTTGAGAAGACGACAGAGACTGACGTAGTACCCAACGGAACTGTATCAAAGACTTCCGAAACCACGGTCGACATAGATGAGGACGGTAAACAAAGTGGTGAAAAATCTGTGACCGAAAGAGAAACCATGACAGGACAGACTCCAAACAATGGGACCATAGCACAGACGGTGGACGTTAAGAAGGTAATGGACGAAGCGggtaatgaaataaaggaggaagttgtTGTTAAGAAGGAATTAATAGTACAACCTCCTACCAATACGACTGACGCAAATCTTATCGTTCCAAAAGTAGGGGCGGACGACAAAGGTAATAACGAAACCGAATTAAAACTTGGTGGCTCAGGAAAGAGCGATGGACTTCTGAAAGTAGAACGAactgaggaaataaaggagattatgcccggcaatataacgaatgaagttttagtaaaacagaaggaagaacaaCTTTCGCCACAGGAAAGCACCAAGGTGACatctgtggaaaggaagaatgttacagagaaggatgatggacttcagaaAGTTGAACGAactgaggaaataaaggagattatgcccggcaatataacgaatgaagttttagtaaaacagaaggaagaacaaCTTTCGCCACAGGAAAGCACTATTGTGACatctgtggaaaggaagaatgttacagaaaaggatgatggacttcagaaagtagaaagaacagaagaaataaaggagattatgcccggcaatataacgaatgaagttttAGTAAAGCAGAAGGACGAACAACTTTCTCCACAGGAAAGCACCAAGGTGACatctgtggaaaggaagaatgttacagaaaagggtgatggaaaagatgtcgagaaagaaactgtaattcaaaaagaagtcgaaaagaatgtgtgtgatagcgacatcaaagaggttcgtaacgaaaaacatcttaatgaaacaattgaagacttgaaacaccaagttgatgacgtgaaaaacaagattaaggaagaaaaagcaaaggctgAAGAAACAAATGCTACGCGTAGCCTATTCGAACCAAGTGCTGCCCCTATCATTCAAGAAGGTAAAGTCGTTGAAAAGATAGTCCCTGCTGTGACGCCGGCGAAGATTGCTGAAAAGATTTCCCCCACggtgacggaaggaaaagtccccgttgtgacaaaagagaaggttgttgagcaggctgccccttcggtgacagaggagatcgtaagtgtctctaaggagcaagaagaagtccctgttgtggCAGAagagaaggttattgaaaagattcaTCCTGCGatgacggaaggaaaagtcccggtagtccctcaacaggaggttgtCGAAAAAGTTGCCCCATCGCCGACAGAGGAAAAAGTTcatgttgtgacacaagaaagggttattgagcagaatgccccacaagaaagggttattgagcagaatgccccacaagaaagggttattgaacaggctgccccacaagaaagggttattgaagaggttgccccacaagaaagggctattgaacaggctgtcccacaagaaagggctattgaacaggctgtcccacaagaaagggttattgaacaggttgccccacaagaaagggttattgaacaggctgtcccacaagaaagggttattgaacaggctgtcccacaagaaagggttattgaacaggctgtcccacaagaaagggttattgaagag gttgccccacaagaaagggctattgaacaggctgccccacaagaaagggctattgaacaggctgtcccacaagaaagggctattgaagaG gttgtcccacaagaaagggctattgaacaggctgcccctacggcgacagaagagattgtcactgtttctaaagagaaagaagaagtccctgttgttgtaacagaggaaaaggttcccgttgtgacaaatcagacagttgttgaaaagattactccttccgtaacGGAAGAAAAAGTTGTCACTCAACGGAAGGTTGTTGAGAAGGGTGCCCCCTCTGTCAACGAAAGCGTAGTTTCCATtccaaagagggaggaaggagtagttGAAAGAATTGCTCCTGTTGTATAG
- the LOC127009361 gene encoding titin-like isoform X37: MNLFVVGTILIWVGLGPIVDSTGGVAGLPGLPEDNPRCAALVEAAKAEYRRLYEAGLKDAPNLMDLILTSLGIASNDTFKTTERKVFNNTDETGHETGKKTVVEKTTETDVVPNGTVSKTSETTVDIDEDGKQSGEKSVTERETMTGQTPNNGTIAQTVDVKKVMDEAGNEIKEEVVVKKELIVQPPTNTTDANLIVPKVGADDKGNNETELKLGGSGKSDGLLKVERTEEIKEIMPGNITNEVLVKQKEEQLSPQESTKVTSVERKNVTEKDDGLQKVERTEEIKEIMPGNITNEVLVKQKEEQLSPQESTIVTSVERKNVTEKDDGLQKVERTEEIKEIMPGNITNEVLVKQKDEQLSPQESTKVTSVERKNVTEKGDGKDVEKETVIQKEVEKNVCDSDIKEVRNEKHLNETIEDLKHQVDDVKNKIKEEKAKAEETNATRSLFEPSAAPIIQEGKVVEKIVPAVTPAKIAEKISPTVTEGKVPVVTKEKVVEQAAPSVTEEIVSVSKEQEEVPVVAEEKVIEKIHPAMTEGKVPVVPQQEVVEKVAPSPTEEKVHVVTQERVIEQNAPQERVIEQNAPQERVIEQAAPQERVIEEVAPQERAIEQAAPQERAIEQAVPQERAIEEAAPQERAIEQAVPQERAIEEVAPQERAIEQAVPQERAIEQAAPTATEEIVTVSKEKEEVPVVVTEEKVPVVTNQTVVEKISPTVTEGKVPVVTKEKVVEQAAPSVTEEIVSVSKEQEEVPVVAEEKNVTEKIHPAMTEGKVPVVPQQEAVEKVAPSPTEEKVNVVTQERAIEQNAPQERAIEEVVPQERAIEQAAPTATEEIVTVSKEKEEVPVVVTEEKVPVVTNQTVVEKITPSVTEEKVVTQRKVVEKGAPSVNESVVSIPKREEGVVERIAPVV, from the exons ATGAACCTTTTCGTTGTCGGGACGATCCTCATCTGGGTGGGCTTGGGGCCCATTGTTGACAGTACCGGCGGTGTTGCGGGGCTCCCGGGGCTCCCGGAGGACAACCCGCGATGTGCCGCCCTGGTGGAGGCCGCAAAGGCCGAGTACCGGAGACTGTACGAGGCGGGACTGAAAGATGCACCAAATTTGATGGATCTGATACTGACAAGTTTGGGGATTGCTTCAAACGACACCTTTAAGACCACAGAAAGAAAAGTCTTCAATAATACCGATGAAACGGGACATGAAACCGGAAAAAAGACAGTCGTTGAGAAGACGACAGAGACTGACGTAGTACCCAACGGAACTGTATCAAAGACTTCCGAAACCACGGTCGACATAGATGAGGACGGTAAACAAAGTGGTGAAAAATCTGTGACCGAAAGAGAAACCATGACAGGACAGACTCCAAACAATGGGACCATAGCACAGACGGTGGACGTTAAGAAGGTAATGGACGAAGCGggtaatgaaataaaggaggaagttgtTGTTAAGAAGGAATTAATAGTACAACCTCCTACCAATACGACTGACGCAAATCTTATCGTTCCAAAAGTAGGGGCGGACGACAAAGGTAATAACGAAACCGAATTAAAACTTGGTGGCTCAGGAAAGAGCGATGGACTTCTGAAAGTAGAACGAactgaggaaataaaggagattatgcccggcaatataacgaatgaagttttagtaaaacagaaggaagaacaaCTTTCGCCACAGGAAAGCACCAAGGTGACatctgtggaaaggaagaatgttacagagaaggatgatggacttcagaaAGTTGAACGAactgaggaaataaaggagattatgcccggcaatataacgaatgaagttttagtaaaacagaaggaagaacaaCTTTCGCCACAGGAAAGCACTATTGTGACatctgtggaaaggaagaatgttacagaaaaggatgatggacttcagaaagtagaaagaacagaagaaataaaggagattatgcccggcaatataacgaatgaagttttAGTAAAGCAGAAGGACGAACAACTTTCTCCACAGGAAAGCACCAAGGTGACatctgtggaaaggaagaatgttacagaaaagggtgatggaaaagatgtcgagaaagaaactgtaattcaaaaagaagtcgaaaagaatgtgtgtgatagcgacatcaaagaggttcgtaacgaaaaacatcttaatgaaacaattgaagacttgaaacaccaagttgatgacgtgaaaaacaagattaaggaagaaaaagcaaaggctgAAGAAACAAATGCTACGCGTAGCCTATTCGAACCAAGTGCTGCCCCTATCATTCAAGAAGGTAAAGTCGTTGAAAAGATAGTCCCTGCTGTGACGCCGGCGAAGATTGCTGAAAAGATTTCCCCCACggtgacggaaggaaaagtccccgttgtgacaaaagagaaggttgttgagcaggctgccccttcggtgacagaggagatcgtaagtgtctctaaggagcaagaagaagtccctgttgtggCAGAagagaaggttattgaaaagattcaTCCTGCGatgacggaaggaaaagtcccggtagtccctcaacaggaggttgtCGAAAAAGTTGCCCCATCGCCGACAGAGGAAAAAGTTcatgttgtgacacaagaaagggttattgagcagaatgccccacaagaaagggttattgagcagaatgccccacaagaaagggttattgaacaggctgccccacaagaaagggttattgaagag gttgccccacaagaaagggctattgaacaggctgccccacaagaaagggctattgaacaggctgtcccacaagaaagggctattgaagaG gctgccccacaagaaagggctattgaacaggctgtcccacaagaaagggctattgaagaggttgccccacaagaaagggctattgaacaggctgtcccacaagaaagggctattgaacaggctgcccctacggcgacagaagagattgtcactgtttctaaagagaaagaagaagtccctgttgttgtaacagaggaaaaggttcccgttgtgacaaatcagacaGTTGTTGAAAAGATTTCCCCCACggtgacggaaggaaaagtccccgttgtgacaaaagagaaggttgttgagcaggctgccccttcggtgacagaggagatcgtaagtgtctctaaggagcaagaagaagtccctgttgtggCAGAAGAGAAGAACGTTACTGAAAAGATTCACCCTGCGatgacggaaggaaaagtcccggtagtccctcaacaggaggcTGTTGAAAAAGTTGCCCCATCGCCGACAGAGGAAAAAGTTaatgttgtgacacaagaaagggctattgagcagaatgccccacaagaaagggctattgaagaggttgtcccacaagaaagggctattgaacaggctgcccctacggcgacagaagagattgtcactgtttctaaagagaaagaagaagtccctgttgttgtaacagaggaaaaggttcccgttgtgacaaatcagacagttgttgaaaagattactccttccgtaacGGAAGAAAAAGTTGTCACTCAACGGAAGGTTGTTGAGAAGGGTGCCCCCTCTGTCAACGAAAGCGTAGTTTCCATtccaaagagggaggaaggagtagttGAAAGAATTGCTCCTGTTGTATAG
- the LOC127009361 gene encoding titin-like isoform X40 has translation MNLFVVGTILIWVGLGPIVDSTGGVAGLPGLPEDNPRCAALVEAAKAEYRRLYEAGLKDAPNLMDLILTSLGIASNDTFKTTERKVFNNTDETGHETGKKTVVEKTTETDVVPNGTVSKTSETTVDIDEDGKQSGEKSVTERETMTGQTPNNGTIAQTVDVKKVMDEAGNEIKEEVVVKKELIVQPPTNTTDANLIVPKVGADDKGNNETELKLGGSGKSDGLLKVERTEEIKEIMPGNITNEVLVKQKEEQLSPQESTKVTSVERKNVTEKDDGLQKVERTEEIKEIMPGNITNEVLVKQKEEQLSPQESTIVTSVERKNVTEKDDGLQKVERTEEIKEIMPGNITNEVLVKQKDEQLSPQESTKVTSVERKNVTEKGDGKDVEKETVIQKEVEKNVCDSDIKEVRNEKHLNETIEDLKHQVDDVKNKIKEEKAKAEETNATRSLFEPSAAPIIQEGKVVEKIVPAVTPAKIAEKISPTVTEGKVPVVTKEKVVEQAAPSVTEEIVSVSKEQEEVPVVAEEKVIEKIHPAMTEGKVPVVPQQEVVEKVAPSPTEEKVHVVTQERVIEQNAPQERVIEQNAPQERVIEQAAPQERVIEEVAPQERAIEQAAPQERAIEQAVPQERAIEEAVPQERAIEQAAPTATEEIVTVSKEKEEVPVVVTEEKVPVVTNQTVVEKISPTVTEGKVPVVTKEKVVEQAAPSVTEEIVSVSKEQEEVPVVAEEKNVTEKIHPAMTEGKVPVVPQQEAVEKVAPSPTEEKVNVVTQERAIEQNAPQERAIEEVVPQERAIEQAAPTATEEIVTVSKEKEEVPVVVTEEKVPVVTNQTVVEKITPSVTEEKVVTQRKVVEKGAPSVNESVVSIPKREEGVVERIAPVV, from the exons ATGAACCTTTTCGTTGTCGGGACGATCCTCATCTGGGTGGGCTTGGGGCCCATTGTTGACAGTACCGGCGGTGTTGCGGGGCTCCCGGGGCTCCCGGAGGACAACCCGCGATGTGCCGCCCTGGTGGAGGCCGCAAAGGCCGAGTACCGGAGACTGTACGAGGCGGGACTGAAAGATGCACCAAATTTGATGGATCTGATACTGACAAGTTTGGGGATTGCTTCAAACGACACCTTTAAGACCACAGAAAGAAAAGTCTTCAATAATACCGATGAAACGGGACATGAAACCGGAAAAAAGACAGTCGTTGAGAAGACGACAGAGACTGACGTAGTACCCAACGGAACTGTATCAAAGACTTCCGAAACCACGGTCGACATAGATGAGGACGGTAAACAAAGTGGTGAAAAATCTGTGACCGAAAGAGAAACCATGACAGGACAGACTCCAAACAATGGGACCATAGCACAGACGGTGGACGTTAAGAAGGTAATGGACGAAGCGggtaatgaaataaaggaggaagttgtTGTTAAGAAGGAATTAATAGTACAACCTCCTACCAATACGACTGACGCAAATCTTATCGTTCCAAAAGTAGGGGCGGACGACAAAGGTAATAACGAAACCGAATTAAAACTTGGTGGCTCAGGAAAGAGCGATGGACTTCTGAAAGTAGAACGAactgaggaaataaaggagattatgcccggcaatataacgaatgaagttttagtaaaacagaaggaagaacaaCTTTCGCCACAGGAAAGCACCAAGGTGACatctgtggaaaggaagaatgttacagagaaggatgatggacttcagaaAGTTGAACGAactgaggaaataaaggagattatgcccggcaatataacgaatgaagttttagtaaaacagaaggaagaacaaCTTTCGCCACAGGAAAGCACTATTGTGACatctgtggaaaggaagaatgttacagaaaaggatgatggacttcagaaagtagaaagaacagaagaaataaaggagattatgcccggcaatataacgaatgaagttttAGTAAAGCAGAAGGACGAACAACTTTCTCCACAGGAAAGCACCAAGGTGACatctgtggaaaggaagaatgttacagaaaagggtgatggaaaagatgtcgagaaagaaactgtaattcaaaaagaagtcgaaaagaatgtgtgtgatagcgacatcaaagaggttcgtaacgaaaaacatcttaatgaaacaattgaagacttgaaacaccaagttgatgacgtgaaaaacaagattaaggaagaaaaagcaaaggctgAAGAAACAAATGCTACGCGTAGCCTATTCGAACCAAGTGCTGCCCCTATCATTCAAGAAGGTAAAGTCGTTGAAAAGATAGTCCCTGCTGTGACGCCGGCGAAGATTGCTGAAAAGATTTCCCCCACggtgacggaaggaaaagtccccgttgtgacaaaagagaaggttgttgagcaggctgccccttcggtgacagaggagatcgtaagtgtctctaaggagcaagaagaagtccctgttgtggCAGAagagaaggttattgaaaagattcaTCCTGCGatgacggaaggaaaagtcccggtagtccctcaacaggaggttgtCGAAAAAGTTGCCCCATCGCCGACAGAGGAAAAAGTTcatgttgtgacacaagaaagggttattgagcagaatgccccacaagaaagggttattgagcagaatgccccacaagaaagggttattgaacaggctgccccacaagaaagggttattgaagag gttgccccacaagaaagggctattgaacaggctgccccacaagaaagggctattgaacaggctgtcccacaagaaagggctattgaagaG gctgtcccacaagaaagggctattgaacaggctgcccctacggcgacagaagagattgtcactgtttctaaagagaaagaagaagtccctgttgttgtaacagaggaaaaggttcccgttgtgacaaatcagacaGTTGTTGAAAAGATTTCCCCCACggtgacggaaggaaaagtccccgttgtgacaaaagagaaggttgttgagcaggctgccccttcggtgacagaggagatcgtaagtgtctctaaggagcaagaagaagtccctgttgtggCAGAAGAGAAGAACGTTACTGAAAAGATTCACCCTGCGatgacggaaggaaaagtcccggtagtccctcaacaggaggcTGTTGAAAAAGTTGCCCCATCGCCGACAGAGGAAAAAGTTaatgttgtgacacaagaaagggctattgagcagaatgccccacaagaaagggctattgaagaggttgtcccacaagaaagggctattgaacaggctgcccctacggcgacagaagagattgtcactgtttctaaagagaaagaagaagtccctgttgttgtaacagaggaaaaggttcccgttgtgacaaatcagacagttgttgaaaagattactccttccgtaacGGAAGAAAAAGTTGTCACTCAACGGAAGGTTGTTGAGAAGGGTGCCCCCTCTGTCAACGAAAGCGTAGTTTCCATtccaaagagggaggaaggagtagttGAAAGAATTGCTCCTGTTGTATAG
- the LOC127009361 gene encoding titin-like isoform X45, which translates to MNLFVVGTILIWVGLGPIVDSTGGVAGLPGLPEDNPRCAALVEAAKAEYRRLYEAGLKDAPNLMDLILTSLGIASNDTFKTTERKVFNNTDETGHETGKKTVVEKTTETDVVPNGTVSKTSETTVDIDEDGKQSGEKSVTERETMTGQTPNNGTIAQTVDVKKVMDEAGNEIKEEVVVKKELIVQPPTNTTDANLIVPKVGADDKGNNETELKLGGSGKSDGLLKVERTEEIKEIMPGNITNEVLVKQKEEQLSPQESTKVTSVERKNVTEKDDGLQKVERTEEIKEIMPGNITNEVLVKQKEEQLSPQESTIVTSVERKNVTEKDDGLQKVERTEEIKEIMPGNITNEVLVKQKDEQLSPQESTKVTSVERKNVTEKGDGKDVEKETVIQKEVEKNVCDSDIKEVRNEKHLNETIEDLKHQVDDVKNKIKEEKAKAEETNATRSLFEPSAAPIIQEGKVVEKIVPAVTPAKIAEKISPTVTEGKVPVVTKEKVVEQAAPSVTEEIVSVSKEQEEVPVVAEEKVIEKIHPAMTEGKVPVVPQQEVVEKVAPSPTEEKVHVVTQERVIEQNAPQERVIEQNAPQERVIEQAAPQERVIEEVAPQERAIEQAVPQERAIEQAVPQERVIEQVAPQERVIEQAVPQERVIEQAVPQERVIEQAVPQERVIEEVAPQERAIEQAAPQERAIEQAVPQERVIEQVAPQERAIEQAAPQERAIEQAVPQERAIEEVVPQERAIEQAAPTATEEIVTVSKEKEEVPVVVTEEKVPVVTNQTVVEKITPSVTEEKVVTQRKVVEKGAPSVNESVVSIPKREEGVVERIAPVV; encoded by the exons ATGAACCTTTTCGTTGTCGGGACGATCCTCATCTGGGTGGGCTTGGGGCCCATTGTTGACAGTACCGGCGGTGTTGCGGGGCTCCCGGGGCTCCCGGAGGACAACCCGCGATGTGCCGCCCTGGTGGAGGCCGCAAAGGCCGAGTACCGGAGACTGTACGAGGCGGGACTGAAAGATGCACCAAATTTGATGGATCTGATACTGACAAGTTTGGGGATTGCTTCAAACGACACCTTTAAGACCACAGAAAGAAAAGTCTTCAATAATACCGATGAAACGGGACATGAAACCGGAAAAAAGACAGTCGTTGAGAAGACGACAGAGACTGACGTAGTACCCAACGGAACTGTATCAAAGACTTCCGAAACCACGGTCGACATAGATGAGGACGGTAAACAAAGTGGTGAAAAATCTGTGACCGAAAGAGAAACCATGACAGGACAGACTCCAAACAATGGGACCATAGCACAGACGGTGGACGTTAAGAAGGTAATGGACGAAGCGggtaatgaaataaaggaggaagttgtTGTTAAGAAGGAATTAATAGTACAACCTCCTACCAATACGACTGACGCAAATCTTATCGTTCCAAAAGTAGGGGCGGACGACAAAGGTAATAACGAAACCGAATTAAAACTTGGTGGCTCAGGAAAGAGCGATGGACTTCTGAAAGTAGAACGAactgaggaaataaaggagattatgcccggcaatataacgaatgaagttttagtaaaacagaaggaagaacaaCTTTCGCCACAGGAAAGCACCAAGGTGACatctgtggaaaggaagaatgttacagagaaggatgatggacttcagaaAGTTGAACGAactgaggaaataaaggagattatgcccggcaatataacgaatgaagttttagtaaaacagaaggaagaacaaCTTTCGCCACAGGAAAGCACTATTGTGACatctgtggaaaggaagaatgttacagaaaaggatgatggacttcagaaagtagaaagaacagaagaaataaaggagattatgcccggcaatataacgaatgaagttttAGTAAAGCAGAAGGACGAACAACTTTCTCCACAGGAAAGCACCAAGGTGACatctgtggaaaggaagaatgttacagaaaagggtgatggaaaagatgtcgagaaagaaactgtaattcaaaaagaagtcgaaaagaatgtgtgtgatagcgacatcaaagaggttcgtaacgaaaaacatcttaatgaaacaattgaagacttgaaacaccaagttgatgacgtgaaaaacaagattaaggaagaaaaagcaaaggctgAAGAAACAAATGCTACGCGTAGCCTATTCGAACCAAGTGCTGCCCCTATCATTCAAGAAGGTAAAGTCGTTGAAAAGATAGTCCCTGCTGTGACGCCGGCGAAGATTGCTGAAAAGATTTCCCCCACggtgacggaaggaaaagtccccgttgtgacaaaagagaaggttgttgagcaggctgccccttcggtgacagaggagatcgtaagtgtctctaaggagcaagaagaagtccctgttgtggCAGAagagaaggttattgaaaagattcaTCCTGCGatgacggaaggaaaagtcccggtagtccctcaacaggaggttgtCGAAAAAGTTGCCCCATCGCCGACAGAGGAAAAAGTTcatgttgtgacacaagaaagggttattgagcagaatgccccacaagaaagggttattgagcagaatgccccacaagaaagggttattgaacaggctgccccacaagaaagggttattgaagaggttgccccacaagaaagggctattgaacaggctgtcccacaagaaagggctattgaacaggctgtcccacaagaaagggttattgaacaggttgccccacaagaaagggttattgaacaggctgtcccacaagaaagggttattgaacaggctgtcccacaagaaagggttattgaacaggctgtcccacaagaaagggttattgaagaggttgccccacaagaaagggctattgaacaggctgccccacaagaaagggctattgaacaggctgtcccacaagaaagggttattgaacaggttgccccacaagaaagggctattgaacaggctgccccacaagaaagggctattgaacaggctgtcccacaagaaagggctattgaagaG gttgtcccacaagaaagggctattgaacaggctgcccctacggcgacagaagagattgtcactgtttctaaagagaaagaagaagtccctgttgttgtaacagaggaaaaggttcccgttgtgacaaatcagacagttgttgaaaagattactccttccgtaacGGAAGAAAAAGTTGTCACTCAACGGAAGGTTGTTGAGAAGGGTGCCCCCTCTGTCAACGAAAGCGTAGTTTCCATtccaaagagggaggaaggagtagttGAAAGAATTGCTCCTGTTGTATAG